CCAGCGCGCTCAACAATTGTTGCAAGATGTCGGCGTCGCGCAGCGCATGAGTCATCGCCCCGGGCAGCTTTCGGGCGGCGAACAACAGCGCGTTGCCGTGGCGCGCGCATTGATGAACGAGCCGCAAGTGGTGCTCGCCGATGAGCCCTCCGGCAATTTGGATCGTCTCTCAAGTGAGAGCCTGCATCAATTGTTGTGGGATTTGAGCCGGCGCGATCAACGCACGTTTATCATTGTGACGCACAATCTCTCGCTCGCCGAACGCGCGGACCGGGTGGTTGAATTGTTTGACGGGCAGATTAAGAAAATACACGTGAACCGCTAGGAAAACATATTTCTCATGCTCTGCCAAATTTGCCAGAAAAACAAAGCCAGCGTGCGCATGAAGCAAGTCGTGAACGGCAAGAAGAGTGAGTTCTTCCTGTGCCAGGCATGCGCGCAACACAAGGGCATGCCGGATCCGCTGGCCGATCTTCCGGAAGTTTTCGGAAAGATCGTCGCCAACATTTTGGGTGAAGAACTTGCCAAGATTGGCGGCGGGAAAAAGAAATCGAAACGCACGCAACAAAAGCGTTGTGAGCGCTGCGGCATTTCACTGGCTGATTTCGAGCGCAAGGGATTGCTCGGCTGCGCCGACTGCTACCGCGCGTTTGAAAATGAAATCAAGCTGCTGTTGCGCCGCATTCACGGCAGCAATCATCACACGGGCCGGCGGCCGCTTGCCCATCGCCGCAAGCCGGCAAAAAACGTGGTGTCGCTGCGCAAAGAATTGGAGCGCGCGATCGGCCAGCAACAGTTCGAGCGCGCGGCAGAATTGCGCGACTTGATTCGCGCCGCCGAACAAACCGCCGGCTCGTCGGGGAAGCGAAAATCATGAAAGACGGGACAAACAATTCCTCTGCTGCCTGGCAACTGGCTGCAGCGGATTCCAAACGTTATTGTAATGAATTGGCGAAGTCCGTGCCGGCCTGGCTGCAACAAAACGGGCCGCATTCGAACATCGTTCTTTCCACCCGCATTCGTTTGGCGCGCAATCTCGCGAATTATCCGTTTCCCAGTATTGCTGATAACAAGGATTTGAACAGCGTCAACAACGAAGTTTGGGAAGTTCTCTCCGAATCCCAGTTGCTGCCGGCGCCGCATTTTATCGACATGGCCAGGCTGTTGCGTCTTGATCGCGAAATTTTAGTTGAACGCCGGCTTGCCAGCCCGCAATTCATCGAGCGCAAAGGCCCGAGCATGCTCGCGCTCACGCCCGACGAATCGCTGAGTATTATGATCAACGAAGAAGATCATCTGCGCTTGCAAGCGATTCAACCCGGGCTTGCGATTGCCGCGGCGTGGGATGCGATCAGTAAGCTCGATGATCGCCTCAGCGAAAATCTCGAATATGCGTTCAGCGAACGGTTTGGCTATTTGACCGCTTGCCCCACCAACACCGGAACCGGCATTCGTGTTTCGATTTTGATGCATTTGCCGGCAGTCGTGATGCTCGACGAAGTCGAGGAAATCATGAAAAGCCTGGCCAGCCGCGGCATGACGATGCGCGGGTTTTACGGCGAGGGCACCGATGCAAACGGCAATATGTTTCAAATTTCAAATCAGCTTACGCTCGGCAAAACCGAGGCGGAAGTCATGTCGGAAGTCGAAAAGATCGTGGAAGAAATCAAGGGTTTCGAACATTTGTGCCGCAGCCGCATCATCCTCGATAAAGGCAATTTCATGCTGGATCAAATTTGGCGCGCTTACGGCATGTTGCGCTACGCGCGCGTGCTCAATTCCAAGGAGTTTCTCAATTTGTTGTCGATGATGCGGCTGGCGCGTGATTGTAATGAGAAAGAGATGAAACAATGGCCGCTGGCGTTGTTGAATGAATTGATGGTGATGATGCAGCCCGCCCATTTGCGCAAAGCATTTAAGTCCGTTCGGCTGGCGCACGAGCGTGACACGCTGCGCGCGGAATTGGTGCGCGTCAAGCTGTCATTACAGTCTTGAAACGAGGGGAAAACCCTCTTTACTTTTTCAAAATTCCTTTGTAGATTGCGCCGCAAAATTTTGATCATGCTTGAGCCTACTACCGGGAGTCATTTCAAATGAAAAACAATTTTTCGAGCCGCGTGCAGATGGTGATTCAGTTCTCACGAGAAGAGGCTCTGCGCTTGGGGCACGATTATATTGGTACAGAGCATCTGCTGTTAGGATTGATACGCGAAGGCGAAGGCATCGCGGTGGAAATTCTGCGAAACCTCGGAACGGATCTGGATGAGAT
The genomic region above belongs to Cytophagia bacterium CHB2 and contains:
- a CDS encoding ATP--guanido phosphotransferase; this translates as MKDGTNNSSAAWQLAAADSKRYCNELAKSVPAWLQQNGPHSNIVLSTRIRLARNLANYPFPSIADNKDLNSVNNEVWEVLSESQLLPAPHFIDMARLLRLDREILVERRLASPQFIERKGPSMLALTPDESLSIMINEEDHLRLQAIQPGLAIAAAWDAISKLDDRLSENLEYAFSERFGYLTACPTNTGTGIRVSILMHLPAVVMLDEVEEIMKSLASRGMTMRGFYGEGTDANGNMFQISNQLTLGKTEAEVMSEVEKIVEEIKGFEHLCRSRIILDKGNFMLDQIWRAYGMLRYARVLNSKEFLNLLSMMRLARDCNEKEMKQWPLALLNELMVMMQPAHLRKAFKSVRLAHERDTLRAELVRVKLSLQS